The Elaeis guineensis isolate ETL-2024a chromosome 13, EG11, whole genome shotgun sequence genome includes a region encoding these proteins:
- the LOC105056178 gene encoding protein neprosin isoform X1, whose product MASSCCKRPSIIAIFAVLLLLAAASPVLSASAANSSTLRSGEELLKYRRRIRAHIKRLNKPSLKTIKSPDGDFIDCVPSHLQPAFDHPKLIGQKPLDPPERPKGSIQTAAVNDTFQAWMLTGESCPEGTVPIRRTTEEDILRATSILKFGRKPAARVRRDSRSSGHEHAVGYVTGDQYYGAKASLNVWAPRVTSPSEFSLSQIWVISGSFGHDLNTIEAGWQISPQLYGDTNPRFFTYWTTDAYRETGCYNLLCSGFVQTNNKIAIGAAISPKSTYNDGQFDISLLVWKDPKHGHWWLEFGSRILVGYWPSFLFSHLAGHANMVQFGGEIVNTRPSGFHTSTQMGSGHFAREGFRRAAYFRNLQIVDWDNSLIPVPNLRVLADHPNCYDIQGGINRVWGNYFYYGGPGRNVRCP is encoded by the exons ATGGCTTCTAGCTGCTGCAAGCGTCCTTCAATCATTGCCATCTTTGCTGTGCTTCTACTCCTGGCAGCCGCCAGTCCTGTCCTCTCGGCGTCGGCGGCAAATAGCAGTACGCTTCGGTCCGGCGAGGAACTACTCAAGTATAGGAGGAGGATTAGAGCCCATATAAAAAGGCTCAACAAGCCTTCGCTCAAGACAATTAAG AGTCCTGATGGTGATTTCATAGACTGTGTTCCATCTCACCTCCAACCAGCTTTTGATCATCCAAAATTGATAGGACAGAAGCCATTG GATCCACCAGAGAGACCCAAAGGCTCCATTCAGACAGCTGCAGTGAATGATACCTTCCAGGCGTGGATGCTTACTGGTGAATCCTGCCCGGAAGGAACCGTGCCGATAAGGAGAACGACGGAAGAAGATATACTGAGAGCTACCTCCATTCTGAAATTTGGAAGGAAGCCAGCGGCGAGAGTGCGGCGCGATTCCAGGAGCAGCGGCCATGAG CATGCAGTTGGGTATGTTACGGGAGATCAGTATTATGGTGCAAAAGCTAGTTTGAATGTGTGGGCACCGAGAGTAACCAGTCCATCTGAGTTCAGCTTGTCGCAAATCTGGGTCATCTCTGGATCTTTTGGCCATGATCTCAACACCATTGAAGCTGGATGGCAG ATCAGTCCACAGCTATATGGGGATACTAATCCCAGGTTCTTCACATATTGGACA ACCGATGCATACAGAGAGACTGGATGCTACAACCTCTTGTGCTCGGGCTTTGTTCAAACAAATAATAAGATTGCTATTGGAGCGGCTATCTCACCAAAGTCAACTTATAATGACGGGCAATTTGATATCAGCCTGCTAGTGTGGAAG GATCCAAAGCATGGACATTGGTGGCTGGAGTTTGGATCGCGAATTCTGGTTGGCTATTGGCCCTCATTCTTGTTTAGCCACCTAGCAGGGCATGCGAACATGGTGCAATTTGGTGGGGAGATTGTTAATACTCGACCCTCCGGATTCCACACATCAACGCAAATGGGCAGTGGGCATTTTGCCAGAGAAGGTTTTCGAAGAGCTGCTTACTTTCGAAATTTGCAGATTGTTGATTGGGACAATAGTTTGATCCCCGTGCCCAACCTGCGAGTCTTGGCTGACCATCCAAATTGCTATGATATACAAGGAGGCATTAACAGGGTCTGGGGAAATTATTTTTACTATGGAGGTCCGGGAAGAAACGTGAGATGCCCTTAG
- the LOC105056178 gene encoding protein neprosin isoform X2 — protein sequence MASSCCKRPSIIAIFAVLLLLAAASPVLSASAANSSTLRSGEELLKYRRRIRAHIKRLNKPSLKTIKSPDGDFIDCVPSHLQPAFDHPKLIGQKPLDPPERPKGSIQTAAVNDTFQAWMLTGESCPEGTVPIRRTTEEDILRATSILKFGRKPAARVRRDSRSSGHEHAVGYVTGDQYYGAKASLNVWAPRVTSPSEFSLSQIWVISGSFGHDLNTIEAGWQISPQLYGDTNPRFFTYWTTDAYRETGCYNLLCSGFVQTNNKIAIGAAISPKSTYNDGQFDISLLVWKLQKVNQNW from the exons ATGGCTTCTAGCTGCTGCAAGCGTCCTTCAATCATTGCCATCTTTGCTGTGCTTCTACTCCTGGCAGCCGCCAGTCCTGTCCTCTCGGCGTCGGCGGCAAATAGCAGTACGCTTCGGTCCGGCGAGGAACTACTCAAGTATAGGAGGAGGATTAGAGCCCATATAAAAAGGCTCAACAAGCCTTCGCTCAAGACAATTAAG AGTCCTGATGGTGATTTCATAGACTGTGTTCCATCTCACCTCCAACCAGCTTTTGATCATCCAAAATTGATAGGACAGAAGCCATTG GATCCACCAGAGAGACCCAAAGGCTCCATTCAGACAGCTGCAGTGAATGATACCTTCCAGGCGTGGATGCTTACTGGTGAATCCTGCCCGGAAGGAACCGTGCCGATAAGGAGAACGACGGAAGAAGATATACTGAGAGCTACCTCCATTCTGAAATTTGGAAGGAAGCCAGCGGCGAGAGTGCGGCGCGATTCCAGGAGCAGCGGCCATGAG CATGCAGTTGGGTATGTTACGGGAGATCAGTATTATGGTGCAAAAGCTAGTTTGAATGTGTGGGCACCGAGAGTAACCAGTCCATCTGAGTTCAGCTTGTCGCAAATCTGGGTCATCTCTGGATCTTTTGGCCATGATCTCAACACCATTGAAGCTGGATGGCAG ATCAGTCCACAGCTATATGGGGATACTAATCCCAGGTTCTTCACATATTGGACA ACCGATGCATACAGAGAGACTGGATGCTACAACCTCTTGTGCTCGGGCTTTGTTCAAACAAATAATAAGATTGCTATTGGAGCGGCTATCTCACCAAAGTCAACTTATAATGACGGGCAATTTGATATCAGCCTGCTAGTGTGGAAG CTTCAGAAGGTGAACCAAAATTGGTGA